In a genomic window of Pseudomonas putida:
- the oscA gene encoding sulfur starvation response protein OscA, with protein sequence MSASLRSVDGQDEATILREIQSALRDLRFGAVEITVHNAQVVQIERKEKFRLQQPGNKAG encoded by the coding sequence ATGAGCGCATCCCTACGTAGCGTCGACGGTCAGGACGAAGCCACCATCCTGCGTGAAATCCAGAGCGCCCTGCGCGATCTGCGTTTCGGCGCCGTGGAAATCACCGTCCACAACGCCCAGGTGGTTCAGATCGAGCGCAAGGAAAAATTCCGTTTGCAGCAGCCGGGGAACAAGGCTGGCTGA
- a CDS encoding sulfate ABC transporter substrate-binding protein → MSSIRHFALAALASALFAGSAVAKDYELLNVSYDPTRELYQDYNAEFVNFWKKSNPGDTVKIQQSHGGSGKQGRAVIDGLRADVVTLALAGDIDEIAKLGKTLPADWQKRLPDASTPYTSTIVFLVRKGNPKGIKDWGDLVKNDVSVITPNPKTSGGARWNFLAAWAYGLKANGGDEAKAKEYVQTLFKHVPVLDTGARGSTITFVNNGQGDVLLAWENEAFLALKEDGGADKFDIVVPSLSILAEPPVAVVDKNAEKKGNEKIAEEYLKHLYSPAGQEIAAKNFYRPRDKDVAAKYVNQFPKLELVTIDKDFGGWKTAQPKFFNDGGVFDQIYQAQ, encoded by the coding sequence ATGTCGTCGATTCGCCATTTCGCTTTGGCCGCCCTGGCCAGCGCCCTGTTTGCCGGTTCCGCGGTTGCCAAGGACTACGAACTGCTCAACGTGTCCTACGACCCGACCCGCGAGCTGTATCAGGATTACAACGCCGAATTCGTCAACTTCTGGAAGAAAAGCAACCCCGGCGACACCGTGAAAATCCAGCAATCCCACGGCGGTTCGGGCAAGCAGGGCCGCGCGGTGATTGATGGCCTGCGGGCCGACGTGGTGACCCTGGCCCTGGCCGGTGACATCGACGAAATCGCCAAGCTGGGCAAGACCCTGCCGGCTGACTGGCAGAAGCGTCTGCCGGATGCGAGCACGCCTTACACCTCGACCATCGTGTTCCTGGTGCGCAAGGGCAACCCCAAAGGCATCAAGGACTGGGGCGATCTGGTCAAGAACGACGTCTCGGTCATTACCCCGAACCCGAAAACCTCCGGCGGTGCGCGCTGGAACTTCCTCGCGGCCTGGGCCTATGGCCTGAAAGCCAACGGCGGTGACGAAGCCAAGGCCAAGGAATACGTACAAACCCTGTTCAAGCACGTGCCTGTGCTGGACACCGGTGCTCGCGGTTCGACGATTACCTTCGTCAACAACGGTCAGGGCGACGTGCTGCTGGCCTGGGAAAACGAAGCCTTCCTGGCGCTGAAGGAAGATGGCGGCGCCGACAAATTCGACATCGTCGTGCCTTCGCTGTCGATCCTCGCCGAGCCGCCAGTGGCCGTGGTGGACAAGAACGCCGAGAAGAAGGGTAACGAGAAGATTGCCGAGGAATATCTCAAGCACCTGTACAGCCCGGCCGGCCAGGAAATCGCGGCGAAAAACTTCTATCGTCCACGTGACAAGGATGTGGCTGCCAAATACGTCAACCAGTTCCCGAAATTGGAGCTGGTGACCATCGACAAAGACTTCGGCGGGTGGAAAACCGCGCAGCCGAAATTCTTCAATGACGGTGGTGTGTTCGACCAGATCTACCAGGCGCAGTAA
- the cysT gene encoding sulfate ABC transporter permease subunit CysT — MSRRISPVIPGFGLTLGYTLVYLSLIVLIPLAAMFVHAAQLTWDQFWAIISAPRVLAALKLSFGTALYAAIINGIIGTLLAWVLVRYTFPGRKVIDAMIDLPFALPTAVAGIALTALYTPTGLVGQFAADLGFKIAYTPLGITLALTFVTLPFVVRTVQPVLADIPREVEEAAACLGAKPLQVFRHILMPALLPAWLTGFALAFARGVGEYGSVIFIAGNMPMKTEILPLLIMVKLDQYDYTGATSIGVLMLVVSFILLLLINLLQRRIETP; from the coding sequence ATGTCGCGTCGTATCTCCCCCGTCATACCCGGCTTCGGGCTGACGCTGGGCTACACCTTGGTGTACCTCAGCCTGATTGTGCTCATACCGCTGGCGGCGATGTTCGTGCATGCCGCTCAACTCACCTGGGATCAGTTCTGGGCAATCATTTCGGCGCCACGGGTGCTGGCGGCGCTGAAGCTCAGCTTCGGCACCGCGCTCTATGCGGCAATCATCAACGGCATCATCGGCACGCTGCTGGCCTGGGTGCTGGTGCGCTATACCTTCCCGGGGCGCAAAGTCATCGACGCGATGATCGACTTGCCCTTCGCGTTGCCCACCGCCGTGGCGGGTATCGCACTGACCGCGCTCTACACCCCCACCGGCCTGGTCGGCCAGTTTGCAGCGGATCTGGGTTTCAAGATCGCCTACACCCCTCTGGGCATCACCCTGGCCCTGACTTTTGTGACCCTTCCATTCGTGGTACGTACCGTACAGCCAGTATTGGCCGACATCCCGCGAGAAGTGGAAGAAGCGGCCGCGTGCCTGGGTGCGAAGCCCTTGCAGGTGTTCCGTCATATCCTGATGCCGGCCCTGTTGCCCGCCTGGTTGACCGGCTTTGCCCTGGCCTTTGCCCGTGGGGTCGGCGAGTACGGTTCGGTGATCTTCATCGCCGGCAACATGCCGATGAAGACCGAGATTCTGCCGCTGCTGATCATGGTCAAGCTCGACCAGTACGATTACACCGGCGCGACGTCCATTGGCGTACTGATGCTGGTGGTTTCCTTCATTCTGCTGCTGCTGATCAACCTGCTTCAGCGGCGCATCGAAACCCCATAA
- the cysW gene encoding sulfate ABC transporter permease subunit CysW, whose amino-acid sequence MSQSSIAAASSANAARRGSATARRVLIGLGWLIFALFLLLPLFIVVSQGLKNGLGAFFTAIFEPDALSALKLTVIAVLISVPLNLVFGVSAAWCVSKYSFRGKSMLVTLIDLPFSVSPVIAGLVYVLMFGAQGIFGPWLSDHDIQIVFALPGIVLATIFVTVPFVARELIPLMQEQGTQEEEAARLLGANGWQMFWHVTVPNIKWGLIYGVVLCTARAMGEFGAVSVVSGHIRGVTNTLPLHVEILYNEYNHVAAFAVASLLLILALFILLLKQWSENRINRLRASAAEE is encoded by the coding sequence ATGTCCCAATCGTCTATTGCTGCCGCTTCCTCGGCCAACGCCGCCCGCCGTGGCAGTGCCACGGCACGGCGCGTGCTGATCGGCCTTGGCTGGCTGATCTTTGCCCTGTTCCTGTTGTTGCCGTTGTTCATCGTGGTGTCCCAGGGTCTGAAGAATGGCCTGGGTGCGTTCTTCACCGCGATCTTTGAACCCGACGCCCTGTCGGCGCTGAAACTCACGGTGATCGCGGTGCTGATTTCCGTGCCGTTGAACCTGGTGTTCGGCGTCAGTGCCGCCTGGTGCGTGAGCAAATACTCGTTCCGTGGCAAGAGCATGCTGGTAACGCTGATCGACCTGCCGTTCTCGGTGTCGCCGGTAATCGCCGGTCTGGTCTATGTGCTGATGTTCGGCGCCCAGGGGATCTTCGGCCCGTGGCTGTCGGATCACGACATCCAGATCGTTTTCGCGTTGCCGGGCATCGTGCTGGCGACGATCTTCGTCACCGTGCCGTTCGTGGCGCGCGAGCTGATTCCGCTGATGCAGGAGCAAGGCACTCAGGAAGAGGAGGCCGCGCGGCTGCTGGGGGCCAATGGCTGGCAGATGTTCTGGCACGTCACGGTGCCCAACATCAAATGGGGCCTGATCTACGGCGTGGTGCTGTGTACTGCTCGGGCCATGGGTGAGTTCGGTGCGGTGTCGGTGGTGTCCGGGCACATTCGCGGGGTGACCAACACCTTGCCGCTGCACGTGGAGATCCTCTACAACGAATACAACCACGTGGCCGCGTTCGCCGTGGCGAGCCTGTTGCTGATCCTGGCGCTCTTCATCCTGCTGCTCAAGCAGTGGAGCGAAAACCGTATTAACCGCCTGCGCGCCAGCGCCGCGGAGGAATGA
- a CDS encoding sulfate/molybdate ABC transporter ATP-binding protein gives MSIEVRNVSKNFNAFKALNDISLDIQSGELVALLGPSGCGKTTLLRIIAGLETPDQGNIVFHGEDVSGHDVRDRNVGFVFQHYALFRHMTVFDNVAFGLRMKPKNQRPSESQIATKVHELLNMVQLDWLSDRYPEQLSGGQRQRIALARALAVEPKVLLLDEPFGALDAKVRKELRRWLARLHEDINLTSVFVTHDQEEAMEVADRIVVMNKGVIEQIGSPGDVYENPASDFVYHFLGDSNRLHLGEDNHVLFRPHEVSLSRHELEDHHAAEVRDIRPLGATTRVTLKVEGQTDLIEAEVVKDHDSLIGLAKGETLFFKPKVWQKVANI, from the coding sequence ATGTCGATCGAAGTGCGTAACGTCAGCAAGAATTTCAATGCGTTCAAGGCGCTCAATGACATCAGCCTGGACATTCAAAGCGGTGAACTGGTGGCGCTGCTCGGCCCGTCCGGCTGCGGAAAAACCACGCTGCTGCGGATCATCGCCGGCCTGGAAACCCCGGATCAGGGCAACATCGTGTTCCACGGCGAAGACGTCTCCGGCCACGACGTGCGTGATCGCAATGTCGGTTTTGTGTTCCAGCACTACGCCCTGTTCCGCCACATGACCGTGTTCGACAACGTCGCGTTCGGCCTGCGCATGAAACCGAAAAACCAGCGCCCGAGCGAAAGCCAGATCGCGACCAAGGTTCACGAGTTGCTGAACATGGTGCAACTCGATTGGCTGTCAGATCGCTACCCGGAACAACTCTCCGGTGGCCAGCGTCAGCGTATTGCGTTGGCCCGTGCCCTGGCGGTGGAGCCGAAAGTGCTGCTGCTCGACGAACCCTTCGGCGCCCTCGACGCCAAGGTCCGCAAGGAACTGCGCCGCTGGCTGGCGCGTCTGCACGAAGACATCAACCTGACCTCGGTGTTCGTGACCCACGACCAGGAAGAAGCCATGGAAGTGGCCGACCGCATCGTGGTGATGAACAAGGGCGTGATCGAGCAGATCGGCTCCCCGGGCGACGTCTACGAAAACCCGGCCAGCGATTTCGTCTATCACTTCCTCGGCGACTCGAACCGCCTGCATCTGGGCGAAGACAACCACGTGCTGTTCCGCCCGCACGAAGTGTCGTTGTCCAGGCATGAACTGGAAGACCACCACGCGGCCGAAGTGCGGGACATCCGTCCATTGGGCGCCACCACTCGGGTGACGCTGAAGGTGGAAGGTCAAACCGATCTGATCGAGGCCGAAGTGGTGAAGGATCACGATAGCCTGATCGGCCTGGCCAAGGGTGAAACCTTGTTCTTCAAGCCCAAGGTCTGGCAGAAAGTCGCCAACATCTAA
- a CDS encoding LysE family translocator, with protein sequence MSLHLWIPFAAATLAFACMPGPAILYMTSQTLAHGRRAGLKAALGIHLGCYAHIAAAFGLSALLHAAPMAFDVIRMAGAAYLIWLGGSMIVKSGRATDSGPAQEPGVLRDSVVVEVLNPKTALFFLTFLPQFVDVTSAAPAWLQFLLLGSFVNLVFSLADVAAVLGASMLLGPLSTPGCQRFVPRLSGTILIGLGCVLVMQSGLK encoded by the coding sequence ATGTCACTGCACCTCTGGATTCCCTTCGCCGCCGCCACGCTGGCCTTCGCCTGTATGCCGGGCCCGGCCATTCTCTACATGACCAGCCAGACACTCGCCCACGGCCGACGCGCGGGACTCAAGGCCGCGCTGGGTATTCACCTGGGTTGCTACGCGCATATCGCCGCCGCCTTCGGCTTGTCGGCGTTGCTGCATGCCGCGCCGATGGCGTTCGATGTCATCCGCATGGCCGGGGCGGCGTATCTGATCTGGCTGGGTGGTTCGATGATCGTCAAAAGCGGGAGGGCGACCGATAGCGGTCCGGCACAGGAACCCGGCGTGCTGCGCGACAGTGTGGTGGTGGAAGTGCTGAACCCGAAGACGGCGCTGTTTTTTCTCACCTTCCTGCCGCAGTTTGTCGATGTCACCAGCGCTGCACCTGCGTGGTTGCAGTTTCTGCTGTTGGGGAGTTTTGTGAACCTGGTGTTTTCCCTGGCCGATGTGGCGGCGGTGCTGGGTGCGTCGATGCTGCTCGGGCCTTTGAGTACGCCGGGGTGTCAGCGATTTGTGCCGAGGTTGAGTGGGACGATTTTGATTGGGTTGGGGTGTGTGCTGGTGATGCAGAGTGGGTTGAAGTGA
- a CDS encoding response regulator — protein sequence MAKSQQLEEQLTMEVKRLNVLIADDHSIVREGLRFLLSTRDDFEVVGEAAHSDAILSVLSQHKVDLLLLDLGMPGVNRLQFIRDLRSGYPKLKILVLTANVELSTIRGVLDAGVHAYITKSDESHELFEAIDAIRSNQRYLAAAVRFAVDGHGASDPGEHMIAQAELTPRERQILSLVAQGATARDIAERFNISPFTVRKHRENLMRKLDLHNTAELAVYAVRLGLPTG from the coding sequence ATGGCGAAATCTCAACAATTGGAAGAGCAACTGACAATGGAAGTGAAGCGCCTGAACGTGCTGATTGCCGATGACCATAGCATCGTGCGCGAGGGGCTGAGGTTTCTGCTCTCGACCCGCGACGACTTCGAGGTCGTTGGCGAAGCCGCCCACAGCGATGCCATTCTCAGTGTCCTGTCGCAGCACAAGGTCGACCTGTTGCTGCTCGACCTGGGCATGCCCGGGGTCAACCGCCTGCAATTCATCCGCGATCTGCGCAGCGGTTATCCGAAGCTGAAAATCCTCGTGCTGACCGCCAATGTCGAGTTGAGCACCATTCGCGGCGTGCTCGATGCCGGCGTGCATGCCTACATCACCAAAAGCGATGAAAGCCACGAGCTGTTCGAGGCCATTGACGCGATTCGCTCGAACCAGCGTTACCTGGCGGCCGCCGTTCGCTTCGCGGTCGATGGCCACGGCGCCAGCGATCCCGGCGAACACATGATTGCCCAGGCCGAGCTGACACCCCGCGAACGACAGATCCTGTCCCTGGTCGCCCAGGGCGCCACGGCCCGCGACATTGCCGAGCGCTTCAACATCAGCCCGTTCACGGTGCGCAAGCATCGGGAAAACCTGATGCGCAAACTTGACCTGCACAACACCGCGGAACTGGCGGTGTACGCGGTTCGGCTCGGGCTGCCCACCGGCTGA
- a CDS encoding ATP-binding response regulator, which translates to MPDMNQRQYFVDLLFRQSYAVLFANFVIPWPVAYIFRNALPLSGIGLWIVTMYGLTVWRVMLSRRYFSQASSRSPQVWGWRAAVLSWLSSLLWGLIGWAGFATGDPQLLAFTCVVLTGLVCGAVPSLSAFPPAYAGSLVAMLVPVTLQCLIQSGETYTTYLFFLACLAGVNLYYSRVTYRSLCETIRLRLENVELVARLEQERDRAQAADQSKSRFLAAASHDLRQPIHALGLFVAGLAALAQRGNVAGDKARDLAARLGAVIGNLGSLLNGLLDISRLDAGVVVVTREVVSVERLFADLADEFAVTAAAGQLRWRVRPTRLCIDTDPVLLKRILDNLISNALRYTEKGGVLLGCRRHGDQLEIQVFDTGPGIAEANRGQIFEEFVQLHNPQRDRSQGLGLGLAIVRHTARLLGHPVRLVSVEGRGSMFSVQVPLAVGADHSRTELASDRSTDALGILIIDDEVTVLDALRQLLEVWGHKVYAGASVQEACERHGEEEATGRAPVHLILSDFRLGDMDGLEAIRRARHYLKEAVPAIIITGDTSAACLEATAASGLRVLQKPLDATLLYESLKASVA; encoded by the coding sequence ATGCCCGACATGAACCAGCGCCAGTATTTCGTCGATCTGTTGTTTCGACAATCGTACGCGGTGCTGTTTGCCAACTTCGTCATACCCTGGCCTGTAGCGTACATCTTCCGTAATGCATTGCCATTGAGCGGGATCGGTCTGTGGATCGTGACCATGTACGGCTTGACGGTTTGGCGGGTCATGCTGTCGCGGCGGTATTTCAGTCAGGCATCGAGTCGTTCGCCGCAGGTGTGGGGCTGGCGAGCGGCTGTGTTGTCGTGGCTGTCGAGCCTGCTCTGGGGCTTGATCGGCTGGGCCGGTTTCGCCACAGGCGATCCGCAATTGCTGGCCTTCACCTGCGTCGTGCTGACCGGGCTGGTGTGCGGCGCGGTGCCTTCGCTGTCGGCATTCCCGCCGGCCTATGCCGGTTCGCTCGTGGCCATGCTGGTGCCGGTCACCTTACAGTGCCTGATCCAGTCCGGGGAAACCTACACCACCTATCTGTTCTTTCTGGCGTGCCTGGCCGGGGTCAATCTGTACTACAGCCGCGTCACCTACCGCTCGTTGTGCGAAACCATCCGCTTGCGTCTGGAAAATGTCGAACTGGTCGCCCGGCTCGAACAGGAACGTGACCGCGCTCAGGCCGCCGATCAGTCCAAGTCGCGCTTTCTGGCGGCGGCCAGCCATGACCTGCGCCAGCCCATTCATGCCCTCGGCCTGTTTGTCGCCGGCCTTGCCGCGTTGGCGCAGCGAGGCAATGTCGCGGGTGACAAGGCCCGCGATCTGGCCGCCCGGCTGGGAGCGGTGATCGGTAACTTGGGCAGTTTGTTGAACGGCTTGCTGGATATTTCCCGGCTGGATGCGGGTGTTGTGGTGGTCACGCGCGAAGTCGTTTCAGTGGAGCGTCTGTTCGCCGACCTCGCCGACGAATTTGCCGTCACCGCCGCTGCGGGTCAATTACGCTGGCGAGTCCGGCCAACCCGGTTGTGTATCGACACCGACCCTGTGCTGCTCAAACGCATTCTCGACAACCTGATTTCCAATGCCCTGCGCTACACCGAAAAGGGCGGCGTGTTGCTCGGCTGTCGACGTCACGGCGATCAATTGGAGATTCAGGTGTTCGACACCGGGCCCGGTATTGCCGAAGCCAATCGCGGGCAGATTTTCGAGGAGTTCGTGCAGTTGCATAACCCGCAGCGTGATCGCAGTCAGGGGCTGGGCCTCGGTCTGGCGATTGTGCGACACACCGCGCGCCTGCTGGGGCATCCGGTCCGGCTGGTCTCGGTGGAAGGGCGTGGCTCGATGTTTTCCGTCCAGGTACCGCTGGCCGTTGGTGCGGATCATTCACGTACGGAACTGGCCAGTGACCGCAGCACCGACGCGCTGGGGATCCTGATCATTGACGATGAAGTCACGGTGCTGGATGCGTTGCGTCAGTTGCTCGAGGTCTGGGGACACAAGGTGTATGCCGGTGCGTCGGTGCAGGAGGCCTGTGAGCGTCATGGCGAAGAGGAGGCGACGGGACGTGCACCGGTTCACCTGATTCTCAGTGACTTCCGGCTTGGCGACATGGATGGCCTTGAAGCGATCCGGCGTGCTCGCCACTACCTCAAGGAGGCGGTGCCGGCGATCATCATCACCGGTGACACGTCAGCGGCGTGCCTGGAGGCTACGGCGGCGAGTGGCTTGCGTGTCCTGCAAAAACCACTCGACGCCACACTGTTGTACGAGAGCCTCAAGGCAAGCGTGGCTTGA
- a CDS encoding DUF962 domain-containing protein — protein sequence MKKSLVDHLSQYAAYHRDPRNIATHFVGIPLIVVAVAVLLSRPQWGGGWLSPAVLASLASAWFYLRLELRLGVLMTVLLGLCVWAGQVLAQQSTMVWLASGLGMFVVGWAIQFVGHHYEGRKPAFVDDVSGLIVGPLFVVAELAFMLGLRHELKDQIEHRAGPVRTLAHGRSGSV from the coding sequence ATGAAAAAAAGCCTCGTTGACCATCTCAGTCAATATGCCGCCTACCACCGTGATCCACGCAACATCGCCACCCACTTCGTCGGCATTCCGCTGATCGTCGTGGCAGTGGCCGTCCTGCTGTCGCGCCCGCAATGGGGCGGTGGCTGGCTGTCGCCGGCGGTGCTGGCCTCGCTGGCGTCGGCGTGGTTCTACCTGCGCCTGGAACTGCGCCTCGGGGTGCTGATGACGGTGCTGCTGGGCCTGTGCGTGTGGGCCGGTCAGGTACTGGCGCAGCAAAGCACGATGGTCTGGCTGGCGAGTGGGCTGGGGATGTTTGTGGTGGGCTGGGCGATTCAATTTGTCGGCCATCACTACGAGGGGCGCAAGCCGGCGTTTGTCGATGACGTGTCGGGGTTGATTGTCGGGCCGCTGTTTGTGGTGGCCGAGCTGGCGTTCATGCTCGGGCTGCGTCATGAACTCAAGGATCAGATCGAACACCGTGCCGGTCCCGTGAGGACGCTGGCGCACGGGCGCTCGGGAAGCGTCTGA
- a CDS encoding Crp/Fnr family transcriptional regulator gives MDKQVWRTRLMRGQWFSHLPVSLQDSLLGAARIRQLSAGQCLFQRGDPPCGLYAVLEGAVRIGSVNEQGKEALLSLVEAPHWFGEICLFDGQARTHDAFAAGPCTLLHIPQSVLLALLEEQPTHWRQLALLMSQKLRMTFINLEQLSLMPAQARLAHRLLMIAEGYGQLDEPRRVLQLPQEQLAAMLSLSRQTTNQILRDLQGQGIIGLSYGEIEILDPGRLRALATI, from the coding sequence ATGGATAAGCAGGTCTGGCGTACGCGCCTGATGCGCGGTCAGTGGTTCAGCCATCTGCCTGTTTCCCTACAGGATAGTCTGCTGGGTGCCGCGCGGATTCGGCAGCTGTCCGCCGGCCAGTGCCTGTTCCAGCGCGGTGATCCGCCCTGCGGGCTGTACGCCGTACTCGAAGGCGCGGTGCGCATTGGATCGGTCAACGAGCAGGGCAAGGAGGCGTTGCTGAGCCTGGTGGAAGCGCCGCACTGGTTCGGCGAGATCTGCCTGTTCGACGGCCAGGCCCGCACCCACGATGCGTTCGCCGCGGGCCCGTGCACGCTGCTGCACATCCCGCAATCGGTGTTGCTGGCATTACTCGAGGAACAGCCGACGCACTGGCGGCAACTGGCTCTGTTGATGAGCCAGAAACTGCGCATGACCTTCATCAATCTCGAACAGCTGAGCCTGATGCCGGCCCAGGCGCGGCTGGCGCATCGCTTGCTGATGATCGCCGAAGGCTACGGCCAGCTCGACGAACCACGTCGCGTCCTGCAACTGCCGCAGGAGCAGTTGGCGGCGATGCTGTCGCTGTCGCGCCAGACCACCAACCAGATCCTCAGGGATTTGCAGGGGCAGGGGATCATCGGGTTGAGCTACGGCGAAATCGAAATCCTCGATCCCGGGCGATTGCGGGCATTGGCCACAATCTAG
- a CDS encoding AraC family transcriptional regulator, with the protein MTEPTSLASWTRALRKQLDALGLDSTALCQQAGLDPQLMDDPNARYPLSGTTRLWELAVQASGDPAIGLRVSRFVSPTTFHALGYALVASGSLREVFERIVRYHQVVSDALELELTRAEDCYRFRLKTPPGNLAPAFEAIDAFTAIYVRTCRNRLGRDYAPLAVYLRRPEPTDAHQWHKVFRAPVHFGASEDRLEFAFSDFDSHLDDANPELAEHNETVLKRTLAQLKPLTWERKVRDAIEEQLPEGEPSAEHIAKALHLSLRSLQRHLADEGCRFDTLLNESRENLALLHLRDPQVSLSEISYLLGFADTSSFSRAFKRWTGMTPGQFRDGLR; encoded by the coding sequence ATGACTGAACCGACCTCCCTCGCCAGCTGGACCCGCGCCCTGCGCAAGCAACTCGACGCCCTGGGCCTCGACAGCACCGCACTGTGCCAGCAAGCCGGGCTCGACCCGCAATTGATGGACGACCCCAACGCCCGTTATCCGCTGTCCGGCACCACGCGCCTGTGGGAGCTGGCAGTGCAGGCCAGCGGCGACCCGGCAATCGGTTTGCGCGTCTCACGTTTCGTCAGCCCCACCACGTTTCACGCCCTCGGTTATGCGCTGGTGGCCAGCGGCAGTTTGCGCGAGGTGTTCGAGCGCATCGTGCGTTACCACCAGGTGGTCAGCGATGCCCTGGAGCTGGAGTTGACCCGTGCCGAAGACTGCTACCGCTTCCGCCTGAAAACCCCGCCGGGCAATCTCGCCCCGGCCTTCGAAGCCATCGATGCCTTCACCGCCATTTACGTGCGCACCTGCCGCAATCGCCTGGGTCGCGACTATGCGCCGCTGGCGGTGTATCTGCGCCGCCCGGAGCCGACGGATGCGCACCAGTGGCACAAGGTGTTCCGCGCGCCGGTGCATTTCGGCGCCAGCGAGGATCGACTGGAGTTTGCCTTCAGCGACTTCGACAGCCACCTGGATGACGCCAACCCCGAGCTGGCCGAGCACAACGAAACCGTACTCAAGCGCACCCTGGCGCAACTCAAGCCGCTGACCTGGGAACGCAAGGTGCGCGATGCCATCGAGGAGCAATTGCCCGAAGGCGAGCCGAGCGCCGAGCACATTGCCAAGGCCCTGCACCTGAGCCTTCGCAGCCTGCAGCGGCACCTGGCGGACGAGGGATGCCGGTTCGACACGCTGCTCAACGAAAGCCGCGAGAACCTGGCACTGCTGCACCTGCGCGATCCACAGGTGTCGTTGAGCGAGATCAGTTACTTGCTGGGATTTGCCGATACCAGCAGCTTCAGCCGCGCATTCAAGCGCTGGACAGGGATGACGCCGGGGCAGTTTCGGGATGGGTTGCGCTGA
- a CDS encoding fatty acid desaturase → MHGTSASPQRLNAAQRSAHIREVVLAKGVELRERYPILRHQDAIGAGILAFALAGMIGSAALYMTGYLAWWACLLLNAFFASLTHELEHDLIHSMYFRKQRVPHNLMMGLVWLARPSTINPWIRRHLHLNHHKVSGTETDMEERAITNGEPWGIARFLMVGDNMMSSFIRMLRAKTWAQKISIVQRTLKVYAPLALVHWGAWYVFLGFHAANGVAHLLGAPIEWSATTLSVMNVIDIAAVVIIGPNVLRTFCLHFISSNMHYYGDVELGNVMQQCQVLNAKWLWPLQAFCFNFGSTHGIHHFVVKEPFYIRQMTAPVAHKVMREMGVRFNDIGTFARANRFVRKETEQPQQARAAQA, encoded by the coding sequence ATGCACGGTACTTCTGCAAGTCCCCAACGACTGAATGCAGCTCAACGATCAGCGCATATTCGTGAAGTGGTGCTGGCCAAGGGGGTCGAATTGCGCGAGCGCTACCCGATTCTCAGGCATCAGGACGCCATCGGCGCCGGCATTCTGGCCTTCGCCCTGGCCGGCATGATCGGTTCGGCGGCGCTCTACATGACCGGGTACCTGGCGTGGTGGGCGTGCCTGTTGCTCAACGCTTTTTTCGCGTCGCTGACCCACGAGCTGGAACACGACCTGATCCACAGCATGTACTTCCGCAAGCAGCGGGTACCCCACAACCTGATGATGGGCCTGGTCTGGCTGGCGCGGCCGAGCACCATCAATCCGTGGATTCGCCGTCATCTGCACCTCAATCACCACAAGGTCTCCGGCACGGAAACCGACATGGAGGAGCGGGCGATCACCAACGGCGAACCCTGGGGCATCGCGCGCTTCTTGATGGTTGGCGACAACATGATGTCGTCGTTCATTCGCATGCTGCGGGCGAAAACCTGGGCGCAAAAAATCAGCATCGTGCAGCGTACGCTGAAGGTCTACGCGCCGCTGGCGCTGGTGCATTGGGGCGCCTGGTACGTGTTTCTCGGCTTCCATGCCGCCAACGGCGTCGCGCATTTGCTGGGCGCGCCGATCGAATGGTCGGCGACCACGCTATCGGTGATGAACGTGATCGACATTGCCGCCGTGGTGATCATCGGCCCTAACGTGCTGCGCACCTTTTGCCTGCACTTCATCAGTTCGAACATGCACTACTACGGCGACGTGGAACTGGGCAACGTGATGCAGCAGTGTCAGGTGCTGAACGCCAAGTGGCTGTGGCCGCTGCAGGCGTTCTGCTTCAACTTCGGCAGCACCCATGGCATCCATCACTTCGTGGTGAAGGAACCGTTCTACATCCGCCAGATGACGGCGCCGGTGGCGCATAAGGTGATGCGTGAGATGGGCGTGCGTTTCAACGACATCGGCACCTTCGCCCGGGCCAACCGCTTCGTGCGCAAGGAAACCGAACAACCACAACAAGCGCGGGCGGCTCAAGCCTGA